One part of the Solea solea chromosome 16, fSolSol10.1, whole genome shotgun sequence genome encodes these proteins:
- the LOC131475585 gene encoding methionine-R-sulfoxide reductase B1-A-like, translated as MSFCSFSRGEVFKNHFKPGIYVCAKCENQLFSSHSKYEHSSPWPAFTETVHEDSVSKHKERPNAYKVRCGKCENGLGHEFVNDGPGKGLSRFUIFSSSLKFVPKDKVDGQ; from the exons ATGTCGTTTTGTTCATTTTCCCGTGGAGAAGTTTTTAAAAACCACTTTAAACCAG GAATTTACGTTTGCGCCAAGTGTGAAAACCAGCTTTTCTCGAGCCACTCAAAGTATGAGCACTCCTCTCCCTGGCCGGCCTTCACTGAGACTGTACATGAGGACAGTGTGTCCAAACATAAGGAGAGACCAAACGCTTACAAG GTGCGGTGTGGGAAGTGTGAAAATGGACTGGGCCACGAGTTCGTGAATGACGGGCCAGGCAAAGGGTTGTCCCGCTTCTGAATATTCAGCAGCTCACTGAAGTTCGTCCCTAAAG ATAAGGTTGATGGACAGTAG